From the Lacipirellulaceae bacterium genome, the window AACTTGATCTTGGAGAGCGATTGAGAGGAGAGTTGGTAACCGGTAGGCAAGGCTAAGAAAAGCTCCTGGACAGCTGCATCGGAGAGACGAAATTTCCATGACGAACTCCCATCCTCGGTTGGGTCAGCAGCCAATCTCCACTTCAAGAGCAAGGTTCCACTGCGAGGAACCAGCAAGCCAAGTTGAGGCTGCCCGTCCGCTCGGGTCTTGCTCGGGATATGCCAACTGGCGACGATGGCCCGGCGTTCGGAATCTCCTTCCCACTGCGCATCGAGGATCGCGATGGCAGAGCAGGGAAGCAAGAGAAGTTGAGGTTGCTTCCCGTGGAGCCGGATTCTTAGCTCGGAAGTGCCCTCTAATTCGCCAAGCTCAGTTTGTTTGTCGACATTGACTCCTCCTCTTGCCCGATGGCTCGCGCTGACAACTTCAACGCGTTGTTTTCCACTAGTTGCACGCTGTGCGTCTTGAACAAGGTGATCGAAAGTTTCTCGGTCAATCGGCAAATACTTCTTTCCACCCGTCGGCCAAGATTCGGGGCGATTCTCGGGGACGTAGATGGTCCGAAACTCAACGCCCTGCCCTTTACCTTCAGTGGCCACTTGGGCGATCGCAGGGGCAATCCAAGAGCAGGAGAGCAGTGTCACGAAACCTAGAACTCGTGGCACCCCAAGTCGCTCTTTCGTGATAGGGTGCCGATTCTTGCCGAAGGTTAACGACATCATGACCCACCGCCGATGTTCGAAACGCCCGAAGCTGGAACTTCCGGCGTTAGTTTCTGGGCAATCGTCGCCGCGGGATCCAGGTTCTCAGGCTCGTTCCAGATTCCTGTAGATACGGTTTGGATATCGATCGATCCGTCGTTGTAAGCAGAACTCTGCAGGGCTGGCTCAACGGTTAGCCAACGTCGGAGCAAAGCTGTTGCGGCAACAAGTCCAGCGGCGACGATCACGAGCTGCGATGCTGCGAATGCCAAGTCGGGTTGGGTGAGGACAACAAGAATTAGAAGGCTACTCAAAACCAACCAGAACAGAGCACGCCGCCAGAGGGCGGTGTAGATCGAGAGAACCCCGAGAGCGAAGATGACAGCGACAGTCAGGCACTGAGGTATCAGTGCGGAGATAAAGTATCCCTCCACGAAAGAGGGTGCGGCTAGTGAACTGAATACATACTGGCTCGTTCCCACACCGGGCTCAATTGGTGCACGCAACGCGCCAGCCCACTGTTCGAGGTCGCTTTGGCTCTGCAAAGGTTGCCTCCCCCATCGCAAATTCCTCCAACCAAGTTGATATTCCCCGCTTATGTTTTTCGAACTCCCTGAGAGAACCAATGAACCAGGAGCGACGATGTGCCAATAAAAAGGAGCATTTGCGGACGTGTTGAGAATCTTCGGAATCCTTAGTTCCAAGCTTCGCCATCCGCTAGAAGCAGCCTGACGCATGATTCGCAATTCAATCGTATGCGGCAAAGCCTGGTCGGACTCAGGCAGATCGACGACCAAATTAGATCCGTCCAACTCAATCGAATCCTGCACTTGGCCATCAAGAGCAACTTCGAGTTGTTGATTGATCCAGGTTTCAGGTAGCGACAGAGTGACCTTTTGTCGGTTGGTCGTGATTCGATAAGCGAGACGATCTTGCTTCGTTCTGCCTGCAAGCCAAGTCTGCGCCCAAACCCGATCTAGTCGAAGTTTGCCCTTATCCCGGAAGAGTTTCTTGCCGATTTCGATCGGCAATGAGCTCGGCACTCCTGCGTACTCTACTTTGAGGGGATCCAGGCTTGCGGCTTTCGCTTCCACGGACGTCCATGCCGATCCATTGTTTCCAGTATCGATGGCGACGTACAAATCACCTACGTTGGAAATTCGAGCAATAGTGCTTTCTAAGGGTGCGAGAGGCTCAATGAGAGGTAGGTCGATCGAAGCACTAGAATTCGTAGGTCGAACGTCGCGCGGAATCGAGTACTGAATCTCGAGCAATCCTTCTCCCTTGAGCAGCCTTGGTAGTGCGATCTCTAACTTAATCTTCCTGGCATCGGTAAGCGGTGAATCTATCTCGGAAGAAGGGGCAGCGACGAATTCCTTAACCGCATCGGTTGCTAGTTCTTGACCATCCCAACGGAACCCAAGGGCTCCATTCTCCCACAGAGCTCTTGGAGCAATAACCCCAACCTGTTGTAGTGACTTGAAGCGAGCGAGATAGCCGAGGGATTGCTTCACGAGCACTTCCTCACTTCGAACACTCACGTCCAACTCTGAGGACACTTGGACTTCACCAGGACGATCCGTGACGCTGATTGCCAGCTCAGCTTGCGGTGAAAAGACAGCAAACTGCATCGCTGTCTCGGAAGAATCCTCAATGCCGTTTCGTCGGGTGGCCGTATTGCTGTCCAAAGCTTCGCTCTTGTTGGCGATGGCAATTCCCTTCGTCTCATCAAGCTGCGGTGTTACTTTCAGTGCACTTGCAGCTGTCATGGAAAGCTTGCCTGGGAGCGCAAAGGTTCCCAGGGGTTGGGGGAGCGAGAACCGATTCAGCCCGCGGGAAACTGGTCGACGCAAGGTGAAGCGAACCCTGGCTGTTTCTTCAGCCGGGCTTGCAAACGGAAGAATCAGTATTCCGTCGTTGTTAACATGCAGCCGACTACTTTCGACAAGTCCCCCTGACTCCACAGGTTCTTCGGTAAGTTCCCAATCCTTCAGGTCGATGCGAAGCGAAAAGAGCCTTGCTGCGGAGATCTCATATCCCAAATCGACAGCCAAAGTTGCGTCCTCATTCTCAATCGAAAGCTTGTATTGAGGACGGACTCTTATCCGCTCGATCCGCGGCTGAGTATGGGCCACAACTTCCCCTGAAGTCCCAGCGTACCGAAACGCCGCTGCGACTTCTGCCACGGAGAGTTCTTCGGGCAATTGGCTAGCGGCGATCTGTTCAACGGAGCCTGCGAGGTCATAGTAGCTTTGCAATCGATCACTGGTGGCAACACTAAGGAAGCCAGATTGTCGATGGATTCCTAAGATCCGAGGTACAGCCAACACCATCCTGTGAGAAGATCGATCTGATCGGACTGCTTTTATTGCGCTAAAGACGACGAGTGGAGGCTCAGACACCGGTGCTGGAAAGCGAATCTCGACGAGCGTTTCGCCTTGCTTCGGATTCTCCCGGCTAGGTTCCGTTTTCGCGGCACTCACTTTGCGGACACGATAAGATTCGTCGGAAACCTCCTCTGCAAGCTCAAAGCCAACTGGCAGTTCAATGCGGTAGCTTTCAATGGGTCGGCTATTCGTTGTCGCACTTATGAGGCAGTAGTAGCTAATCTCTTCAGGCGTCAGTTTGGCTCGGATGTTGAGTTCCGCTTCGATCTGACTTGGTTTGTTGCCTCCAGCAGAGACCGGCAGCCAGCTAATGTCTATGACTCCCGCGACGCCTGAAACCTCAAGGCGAGACCCGTTCTCGCGTCGTCGCTTCTTCGTAACCATTCGGACACTAGGAGCCATAATATCCAAGTCGGTCCCCGGAACCTCGATTTCGAGTTCGGACTTCGCCGCTTGTGGCAGATTGAGAGCGAACCTGCGAAGGTTCGCTAGATTTTCGACCGGCGTTGTGAATTTTATCTCAACGTTGAAGCGTCCATGCAATTGCTTGCTCAGCCAAAGTTCGTAGGCGTTTCGCTCCGCATTGAAGGTAACGGAGCTTTCGTTCGCTTCATTAGGAAAACGAACCTCCTCCAGCACCGCACCTCCTAGGTCAATCGGTACGCCAGTTCGTGATCGGCTCGACTTCACAATCGTCAGCTTCGCCAAGAGTTCGGCATGGTCGCCAACGACCTTGCCGCTGACCCTCAGCGATTCAATGATCGCTCCAGCGCTTTCTTCTGAATGCTGCAGGCCTTGATCTTTCAGAAAATCCTCATATCGATAGCCGATCACTCTTCGCAAGTTGCCGTCGGAATCGGGCAGATAAAAGACTGCCGGTTCGTCGGCGGGGGACATGAGAATTTGCCTGGGAAGACCCCTGTCCCTCGGCGACTTCGTAGGAGCAGATTCTCGCGTGTCGGATTTCTCAGGGGTACTGTTCACAGGAGGCGCTTCTGGCTCCTCCGAGCCAGAGTCGGCACGAGACCGGGAAGACTTCTCTTGGCCGTCGGCTTCTTGTGATACGGCCAGTGATCCCGTCGTCACCCATCCAATCAGCCAGCAGTAGACAAGGGCTAAGAACCCTTGAGCAGCGACCTTAGTAAAGGCTTTCGGTTTATGGCTTAGAAAGCGCAACACAGGGCTAGCCTAAGTGAATAGAGAATTAACCAGACAACAGGACGGGAACGAGTAGGCGTCGAGGAAAAGGCTCCGCCTCTGCCCAAATGAGTAGGAAGATTCCTCTTGCTGAATGGATCAGCTCAGAGGATTGCGAATCAGCCTAGACCCTATTGTAAACAACGCTTTTTACGCTCTAAATGCATCTTGGGTTCTTGCTCGGATCTCGGCAAACAATGTCCTGGATAAGTGAGTTAACCGTCATAAACGGACCGGATTTACCCCGAAAACCTCGGCTAATATCCACTCGTAGTCAGACTTAGGAGCGAGCGATGAAGTTCGCTAGTCGCGGCTGTGAAATAGCTGGCCTCAGCCAGGTCGAATTCTCCCCCCCGACTAGCTGTGACCGTGCCGCCAGCCTCCTTAACAAGCAGAGCTCCCGCAGCCGCGTCCCAAGGATGGATCTGGTGTGCCCAGTGAGCGTCTAACCTTCCACAAGCCACGTAAGATAGATTGAGCGCTGCCGAGCCAGTTCGTCGGACGGCTCGGCATCGTGTTGCGACATCGAGAAAAGACTTGAGATCAGGCGAATCGCGCGATAATTGTGGCGGAAAGCTAACCGCCACGAGCGATTTCTCAACGTTCTTCGCCTCACTTACCCGAATCGGCTCGCCATTGAGGGTGGCTCCTTCTCCTCGGCTGGCGGCGAACTTTTCGTTGAGTAGAGGATCAATGATCACGCCTGCCTGTAGCTCTCCGTCAGCGACCAGGCCAACCGATACCGCGAACAAAGGGAATTGATGCAGGTAATTGGTTGTGCCATCAAGAGGATCAATAACCCAGCAGAATGGTTCCGCCAGCAACTCGGCAGCCGGGGCCGACTTGGCGGCCGACTCTTCGCCCAGGATCGCGTGATCAGAGTAGTGGTGAGAAATAACCTGGCGAATAGCCTTCTCCGAGGCTAGATCAGCGTCGGTCACGAAGTCGCGACTCGCTTTTTCGCGAGCCCGGAAACGATTCCTCCATGCAAGTAGCTGCTCGGCCCCAGCTTGAGCCGCCAGATCGCAGATCGCTAATAATTCAGCCGGAGTTGGCATATTGCGAGAAATGGGGTGTTTGAGCCATCGGCAGCATACAGAAAGCCGCAATGACGTAAAACATTATGGGTTAGGTAATAACGACGAATGCTGCCAGAATTGTAGAGGAAATCTCGAAAAGTTTCTTGCTATGGCCGCTGAAAAAGCTGGACACGAGGGCAAAACCGGGTAGGATACGTAGTGAGCAGAAAAAGAGGATAGAGTGTTTTGCTCAGACGAGACCCGCTGCGATTTGCAGCAGGCGATTGCCTGATCTTCTTTATCCCCCCACAGCAGACATTCGGCCTCTTCTCTGTTCCGGCCCCGTCGCTTCACCTCGCGTGTTCGGCGGGGTTTTTTATTGCGCTGTATTCACCTGGCTTCTTAAAGCTTTTCATGCTGACTTCGTGCCAAGGAAATCATGGAAGAATCAATTTGGAAAATTGACGGAAATCAAACCACACTTCGGTTGCAAGGGTTTGCCGCAGGTCTTGATCTGAGCCGTTTTGATCTGGGTTTCACGAACTTAGAGATTGATGGTAGTAGTGCATCCGGCAAGATCCTTGGCGTCACAGTCGATAGCGGTGTTCCAGGTAGAACGGTGGACGATAGACGTAATGATGCACCGATGGAAGCCTATGTACGAGGTAGCCAGCTCGTAGCTACCTACGCGGCAACAGTCGATCGCCCCGTTGGCTTTCAGATTGAGTGGGAAGCTCAGTCTAGTGAGAGTGGCTTGGTGATACTCGACGTGATGATCTCGGTGCAAACTCCTCTGTTAGAAACTTATCCGGAAGTGACCGTCACCTCGGATTTGCGATGTCGAGAATTATCTTTCAACGCGAATGGCTCAACGACTGACGGCCTTGCTTTGCAAGATAAGGAGCTTCAATCCGAAGACTCAGGAATCTCTCTTGCGAGTTTATCTGAAGACGATTCGGAGGGTGGTCTCTTCTATTCAGAAATGGTTCACCCGACAGACTTTCTTTCGTGGCAAGGTCTCCCACAGGCAGACGGCGTCACTACCACCTGGAAACTCTGCGACCACTTCATGGAAAAGGGCGTCATTCGCCGATTACGAGCTCGTGGAATCTTGGTCCTTGATCGGACATGCTCTCGTGAATTCGCCTTGGAGCTTGCGCGAAAGGAATTCCGAAGACTTGAAGCAGAGCAGCCGCCGCTTACAGCTTAGCCGTGCATTCTACTAATTGGCGGACGTTGCCGCAGCTCTTTTGGCTGAACTTGCTTGAACCGAGTGGCCGTTTTTGCTGACTTCCGGCAGTGGCGACAGGTTGGTCAATTGACCTACGGGAATGATTTCCGCCAGGCCCGCGTCGGCCATCTCTTGGCCGCTTACGTAGCGGCCCGGATTGATCCACTTGTCCATCATTTCCAGGGAAACGCCAAACAAGTCAGCCAGCAGTGAGTCCATGTCTTTTTCAAGCGAACCAAAGTGGCGTGCCCATTCCGCTGCTTCGGCTAAGCCGACGTTTTCTTCGCTTTGCCAGCGCATGGGATGGAAGAGCAGCACACTGTAGGGTGTGACGAGGCGTCTCTGGCAGGCCGCAAAGGGCCACAGGGCCGCTGAGGAACATTCTCCCGTGACAATGCCGGTTGCGCGCAAGCCACGCAAGCGAATGAGCGTCATCAACGAGGTTGCGCAGTAGGGCGAGCCACCCGGCGAATCGAAGTAAATCGTGCACTCACCGCCCGGCTCGATATCCAATAATCGTTCGGTGAGTTCCGACTCATGTTCGGTCAGATCGCCAACGATCGCGATCTCTCGTCGTTCAGGTTTCTCAGTGTCGTGCGGATCTTGTTGCATTCGTAGCCCAACCACGGAAAAAATTCGTTCCCCCAACTGCAAACATTGTCTTCCATTGTAAAGAGAAATTCACAAATCGCCTAGCTTTCTGATTTCCTCCAGCTACTGCCTTTGAGAAGCTTTGCCGCTGGAAAAGCCCTATGTTTCAAGTGCGAATCCTCACCAAGGCCGAGAATTGTCGGCAATGCTGATTCTAGGAGATGGTAAGGCTCGTCCCGAACTTGCCGGTTGGAAGCACCGCCTAAGCCAGGTGCTCGCGTCGTGCTAGCCCTGCTGAACCAATATAGCCCGCGTCCCCTCCAAGCGTGGCGAACTCGATCGCGATCTTCCCGGGTAGGCTTTGAATCATCCGACGCGTTGCCTCGTCGCGAACGGCTTGCAGGAAACGCTCGCCTAGCGGGTGCCCTGCTCCGCCAAAGGTCACGCCCCCTCCAACTACCACGTTCTCGGGGTCGATCGTATGCACGACGGTCGCTATTCCGATTCCCAGATAGCGTGCTGTCTCCATTACAATATGGTCTGCAAGATCGTCTCCTGCCTCGGCTTCTTGAGCGAGTAGCAATGGCGTGAATTCCTCACCTTCATCCATACGCTTGCGAACGCTACTGGCGTCACCGGCAGCAAGTGCCTCGTGGACGCGGCGTTCGATCGCGTATGAACCACAATACGCTTCCAAAACCCCGGGCAAACCGATCGAAGCTTTGGGGGCGTCTTCGCTCGGGTCGATGATCAAATAGCCTAGCTCGGCTCCGCAACTATGGTTGCCTGCAATGAGATTTTCTTCAACGATGATCCCACCCCCGACCCCCGTGCCAAGGGTAAACATCACCATGCTGCGGTACTTCTCACCCGCTCCCCTCCAATACTCTCCGTAAGCGGCGGCGTTGGCGTCGTTGGCAAAGGTCACCGGCAAGTCGCACGCGGTGCTGACCAGTCCGCGGATGGGGCTGTTATGCCACTCAGGAAGATTGCCTGGATTGAGCAGCATCCCTGCTGGTACGTCCATTGGGCCGGGCGTTGCGAGTCCCGCACGCGCGAGGTCTGAGCGAACCGCGCCGGCTTCCACGATTAGTTCTTGCAGAGCTCTCCCGATGCGTATCGCCGCGTCCTCAGGTCCGTTTTTTGCCTCGGTGGCAATCGAACGAAAAACGAGCGTTCCGCCGTGGTTGTCGACGATGCCGAGCTTGATATTCGTGCCTCCCACGTCGATGCCGACGTATAAGGGGCCTTGGGCATCGTTTATAGAAATGAATGTTTTGGGGTCAGGCATAACTGGCTAGAGAGGCTTTCCATATCATTCGGTCAAGTTCAGAAACCGCTCATTGTAGCAACTCTTTTGAAGCGTGCGCCAACGCCTTCGGACAACCGCGCCCCAATCTACCACGTCCCCTGGCCAAGTAGCTCGGCATCAATCAGACTAAAAATTGCCGATCTGAATTTCGCCAATACGAGCAACCGTAGTCAGCAATCAACTGAAGTCGTCACTCCATGGGCTGCCTTGAAGACAAACCGAAGAAGTGGATTCTTCCCGGGAAATACGCGTGCGATAAGTGCTTCGCAACGCACGACAAGAAGGGCAAGCTTTGCAAGCCCATGAAGAATGAGAAACGCAAGAAGGACAAGAAGAAGTAGCAGGAACGTCCTACTTGCCGCCTCCCATGAGCTGCAATCGATAAGTCTTCGCCACAGTATGACCATCGCTGAAGGGCAGATCGAGAATCGCGTCCTTGCCTTCGAGGCGATAGACAAAGGGCTCGCCTGTTGAGGGGTTTTCCGGCACGGGGACGCATTTCACTTTCTCAAGTATTTCCGGGAACTGGCCTGTTTCAGCAGCGTGCATTCTGAGGGCTTCGATGAGCCGCATTGCTGCGATATCTCGAACCAACCTTGCTTCCGCTTTGCGGACCGCTTTGAGGGCAGGAAGGGCAACTTGTGCTAGGAGGGCACCGTAACTGTCGAGATTGCTTGGCCGGTTGTCTGTTTTGCCCTTATTCCAGTCAGCATGTTTGACCAGTTCGGGAAAAGGAAGCGTACTCCAAGTGGTGACATCGTCGAGTACACGGTGGTACTCCTGAGAAGCATCAACGAGGATTGCCTGTTCAGGAGGCATGACGCTTAGGTCCCATGCGGGCACGTTCTTCGTTTCCAGTCGACGTTTAGCAGCAGGGTAAACGTCGGCCATTTGATCGGTGTCAATTAGCTTTTGTAATGCAACCCGTAACGGTTCGTCGTTGTTCCCCAAAAGCTCCTGGAACTTGCCGAGGTCCTCGCGGAACTTTTGAAACTCAAGCCGCCAACGAGCCGCGTCGTACTGCTGTGCCTCAGGTGCTTGCAGAACCGGAAAGGAACGCAGGCC encodes:
- a CDS encoding ROK family protein; amino-acid sequence: MPDPKTFISINDAQGPLYVGIDVGGTNIKLGIVDNHGGTLVFRSIATEAKNGPEDAAIRIGRALQELIVEAGAVRSDLARAGLATPGPMDVPAGMLLNPGNLPEWHNSPIRGLVSTACDLPVTFANDANAAAYGEYWRGAGEKYRSMVMFTLGTGVGGGIIVEENLIAGNHSCGAELGYLIIDPSEDAPKASIGLPGVLEAYCGSYAIERRVHEALAAGDASSVRKRMDEGEEFTPLLLAQEAEAGDDLADHIVMETARYLGIGIATVVHTIDPENVVVGGGVTFGGAGHPLGERFLQAVRDEATRRMIQSLPGKIAIEFATLGGDAGYIGSAGLARREHLA
- a CDS encoding ATP-dependent Clp protease proteolytic subunit translates to MQQDPHDTEKPERREIAIVGDLTEHESELTERLLDIEPGGECTIYFDSPGGSPYCATSLMTLIRLRGLRATGIVTGECSSAALWPFAACQRRLVTPYSVLLFHPMRWQSEENVGLAEAAEWARHFGSLEKDMDSLLADLFGVSLEMMDKWINPGRYVSGQEMADAGLAEIIPVGQLTNLSPLPEVSKNGHSVQASSAKRAAATSAN
- a CDS encoding inositol monophosphatase family protein; translation: MPTPAELLAICDLAAQAGAEQLLAWRNRFRAREKASRDFVTDADLASEKAIRQVISHHYSDHAILGEESAAKSAPAAELLAEPFCWVIDPLDGTTNYLHQFPLFAVSVGLVADGELQAGVIIDPLLNEKFAASRGEGATLNGEPIRVSEAKNVEKSLVAVSFPPQLSRDSPDLKSFLDVATRCRAVRRTGSAALNLSYVACGRLDAHWAHQIHPWDAAAGALLVKEAGGTVTASRGGEFDLAEASYFTAATSELHRSLLSLTTSGY